The following coding sequences are from one Saccopteryx bilineata isolate mSacBil1 chromosome 3, mSacBil1_pri_phased_curated, whole genome shotgun sequence window:
- the IL11 gene encoding interleukin-11 has protein sequence MSAGALGALQLPGVLTRLRADLFSYLRHVQWLRKTGGPSLRTLEPELGALQARLDRLLRRLQLLMSRLALPQAPPDPPAPPLAPPSSAWGGIRAAHAILGGLHLTLDWAVRGLLLLKTRL, from the exons ATGAGTGCAGGGGCGCTGGGAGCCCTGCAG ctcccgggcGTGCTGACAAGGCTGCGGGCAGACCTGTTCTCCTACCTGAGGCACGTTCAGTGGCTGCGCAAGACGGGAGGCCCTTCCCTGCGGACCCTGGAGCCCGAGCTGGGGGCCCTGCAGGCCCGGCTGGACCGGCTACTGCGCAGGCTGCAGCTCTTG ATGTCCCGCCTGGCCCTGCCACAGGCACCCCCTGACCCACCAGCTCCACCCCTGGCCCCACCGTCCTCAGCCTGGGGAGGTATCCGGGCGGCCCACGCAATCCTTGGGGGGCTGCACTTGACGCTGGACTGGGCGGTGAGGGGCTTGCTGTTGCTGAAGACTCGGCTGTGA
- the TMEM190 gene encoding transmembrane protein 190, with translation MVAGEWPSRSLPTEAPGVWGGDMVGYGVPALSLFLLMQGSVDGNGIQGFFYPWSCEGNTRDRESCGGNAAIKNPNLCLRLRCCYRDGVCYHQRPDENMRIKHMWALSWTCAGLLFLICTIFLFWWAESQHMLHLPGFLRGKRGPSRTVSGLSQGKRKGKMGTKSSGGSTSVTVPLKSSMDGSGMSEGGEETEGEDEG, from the exons ATGGTTGCTGGGGAATGGCCTTCAAGGTCTCTCCCCACAGAGGCCCCAGGGGTCTGGGGAGGCGACATGGTGGGCTATGGGGTCCCAGCCTTGAGTCTCTTCTTGCTGATGCAGGGCTCAGTAG ATGGGAATGGAATCCAGGGATTCTTCTATCCATGGA GCTGTGAAGGAAACACGAGGGACCGCGAAAGCTGTGGGGGCAACGCGGCCATCAAAAACCCCAATCTCTGTCTGCGTCTACGATGCTGCTACCGAGACGGGGTCTGCTACCACCAGCGGCCAGACG AGAACATGCGGATCAAACACATGTGGGCGCTGAGTTGGACGTGTGCTGGCCTCCTCTTCCTGATCTGCACCATCTTCCTGTTCTG GTGGGCCGAGAGCCAGCACATGCTGCACCTCCCAGGGTTCCTGCGGGGCAAACGCGGCCCGTCCAGGACCGTCTCAGGGTTATCCCAAGGCAAACGGAAGGGCAAAATGGGGACCAAGTCGTCCGGGGGCAGCACGTCAGTCACCGTGCCTCTGAAGAGCTCCATGGACGGCTCTGGGATGAGTGAAGGAGGCGAGGAAACGGAAGGGGAGGATGAGGGATAG